The stretch of DNA AACTTATAAACTTCCGTCAATAATTCCCAAGCCCACTGAATAGCTTCTTTTTTGAAATAGTCGCCAAAGCTCCAGTTACCCAACATTTCAAACAACGTATGGTGATAGGTATCGATACCTACTTCTTCCAAGTCATTATGTTTACCAGAAACGCGAAGACATTTTTGCGTATCGGCGACACGAGGAAACTTAACCGGAGAAACACCTAAGAAAATATCCTTAAAAGGTGCCATACCTGAGTTAACGAACATTAGGGTCGGATCGTTTTTAACCACCAATGGTGCCGAAGGAACAATTTTATGTCCTTTACTTTCAAAAAAGTCTAAAAATGCTTTACGTATAGATCTGGAATCCATGAAATGTATAATTTGATATTTTTAACCGCTAAGGCGCTAACACACGAAGGCTATTGTCTTTGTGTGTTAGCGCCTTTTTCGATTTTTAATAAGCCTCAAAAATAACTGTTTGAATTGGAAGGCAAAAGCTAAATGAAAAATAATAATCTTTGCCTTTTGACAACAATTGAACTGAAAATCTCTTAGCGCCTTTGTGCCTTTGTGGTTAATAAAATTTTTAGCATGAATTTAGTTAAACGTGACCTTAAAGCCATATGGCACCCATATACTCAAATGAAAACCGCCTCTGCCCCTATTCCAATTGTAAGAGGCGAAGGATTATATTTAATTGATGAGCATGGAAATCGTTACATGGATGTGGTGGCTTCATGGTGGGTAAATATCCACGGACACTCACACTCTTATATCGCTCAAAAGGTTTCTGAGCAATTACATACCTTAGAACATGTGATTTTTGCTGGATTTACACACCCTACGGCTGTTGAATTAGCTGAACGTTTATTGGCGATAATTCCTGATAATCAGCAAAAAATATTCTATTCAGATAATGGTTCAACCGCTGTTGAAGTGGCATTAAAAATGGCCTTTCAATACTGGCATAATTCGGGAATTTCTAAAAAGAAAGTACTTGCTTTTAACAACTCCTATCACGGCGATACATTCGGTGCTATGTCGGTAAGTGCCCGAAGCGCTTTTACCAATGCGTTTGAAAGTCTTTTATTTGATGTAGAATACATTGATCTTCCTACTCCGGAAAATCTCTCCAATCTAAAATCCCATATCTCAAATCTAAGTGATCATATCTCCTCTTTCATTTTTGAACCTTTAGTACAAGGTGCAGGCGGCATGATCATGTATGAGGCGGCTCCTTTAGATGAATTAATTCGTTTTTGTAAAGAGCAGAATATTCTTGTAATTGCCGATGAAGTAATGACCGGCTTTGGTCGTACTGGTAAGCTGTTTGCCTGCAATTATTTGACCGAACAGCCTGATATGATATGTTTTTCAAAAGGGTTAACTGGCGGAACTATGCCTTTAGGAATTACTTCGTGTTCGCAAGCTATTTATGACCGTTTCTTATCGGATGATAAATTAAAAACACTTTTCCACGGACATTCCTTTACAGCTAATCCTGTTGCCTGTGCAGCTTCTTTAGCAAGTTTGGATCTTCTTTTAAAAGAAGAAACTATGAAACAAATTGAAATGATCTGCGAAAAGCATTCGGTGTTCAAAAACAAGATAGTTGGGCATGCTAAATTATTTGACATACGCCAACAAGGAACCATTTTGGCGATGGAGTGGAATTACGGTGAAAACACTTCCTATTTCAATGAAGTAAGGGACAAGCTGTACAACTTTTTTCTTGAAAACAAGATCATTATGCGCCCAATGGGCAATGTTCTTTACCTATTACCTCCCTACTGCATTACAACTGCTGAACTTGATTTTGTGTACGGCAAGATTGAAGAGGCATTAGAAAAATTTTAATAACCCGCAAAGACACGAAGGCACAAAGTAAAAACTTCTGATTTGTAAAGAAAAAACTTAGCGTCTCTGCATCTTAGCGGTAAAAAATACTTTAATAAACCGCAAAGACACGAAGGCGCAAAGTAAAAACTTCTGATTTGTAAAGAAAAAACTTAGCGTCTCTGCGTCTTAGCGGTAAAAAATACTTTAATAAACCGCAAACACACGAAGGCACAAAGTAAAAACTTCTGATTTATAAAGAAAAAACTTAGCGTCTCTGCGTCTTAGCGGTAAAAAATACTTTTAACTTTGCCACCCTAAACCAATCTTTTATGCAACTCGAAAAAATTGTATCCAAAATAACACAGCAACCTGAAGTGCACGCCAAATGGTTAAACACACTTTCGATGATGGAAAATACCGGGGCACGTAAAATTTCAGCTTGTGAACATAAAAAGGATGTAACGCTCATTGTTTTAAAACATGCTGCTGAAGAAGCTCGTCATGCTTATTACCTTAAAAAGCAAATCGGTAAAATTGATGAAGCGCTTTGTCCAGACTATAATAATGACCATTTATTAGCGCCACAAGCAAGCTATACTTACCTAAATTCATTGGATATCGAAGTTTGCAGGTACCTAAAGGATGAATTGAGATTAAAAGGTGAAGAACTAAAATTTGCAGCTTACTTATTGGTAACCTATGCTATCGAAGTAAGAGCGGATGAAATTTATCCAATCTACCAGGATGCATTAGATCTTACGGGTAGCAAAGTAAATGTGAAATCAATTATTTTAGAAGAGGAAGGACATTTGGAAGAAATGATCAATCAACTGAAAAAGTTCTCTGACGACTGGGAATCGCATGGACAAAAAGCTATTGCGATTGAATCGGCACTCTATCAAAATTGGTTAAATGAGTTGGAAAAGGAATTAATTTGATAGTATTGGAAAAATCTGAGCAATATTAAATTATGCAATCAAACGCTAAAACTCCACAAGAATATATCGAATCCCTACCGGAAGATCGTAAAACAGCACTTTCAAAATTAAGAGCTGCTATTCATCAAAATCTTCCGGCAGGTTTTGAAGAAGCCATGTCCTATGGCATGCTTGGCTATATAGTTCCACATTCGCTATATCCAGCCGGGTATCATTGTGCACCAGAACTGCCGCTTCCCTTTATGAGTATTGCCTCACAAAAAAACTTTGTGGCCATTTATCATATGGGAATGTATATGGATAATGAATTATTAGACTGGTTTACAAGCGAATATACTAAACATAGTACACTCAAACTGGATATGGGCAAAAGCTGTGTCCGTTTCAAAAAAATGGATCAAATTCCATTTGAATTGATCGGTGAGCTAGCATCAAAAATGACAACTGATCAATGGATCGAACTTTATGAAAAGAAACTGATGCGTTGATAATGATTCTTTTACCATTTTAGCTTAGTTTTTGTCAAGAAAGAATTAACACCTTTTTTAAAATCTTCGGTTGAACGAATATGAGCATTGGTTTCTGCGGCATAAACTAATGCTTCTTCTGACTTCATTTGCTGAACCTTCTGAATAAGATCTTTGGTGTAGGCAATAGAATTTGCTGATGTTTCGTTACTCAGTTTTTCGGCAAAAAGTCTGACCTCTTCAGCTAACTGATGTTTGGTTACTAAGTAATTAATCAGTCCAAACTCTTTGGCTTCTGAAGCCGTAATCAGCCGCCCACTTAATAATAAATCGCGAGCTTTGCCTTCTCCAATTTTCCTGATCAAAAATAAGGCAACTATAGCCGGAACAAAACCTATTTTAACTTCGGTGTAACCAAACTGAGCTTCAGGAGCTGCAAACACAAAATCGCACACGGTTATCAAGCCACATCCTCCCGCAATGGCATGTCCTTGTACCTTTGCAATGGTTATTTTTTGTGAAAAGTAAATCGCTGCAAACAGTTCGCGCAACTGGTGACTGTCGGCAAGGTTTTCAGCGGCAGAATTCTGTTGAAGTTGCTGAAGATAGGCTAGGTCTGCACCTGCACTAAACACATCCCCTTCCGCTTCTAAAACAATAATCTTTACATCCTTATCTTTTTCTGCTTTATAAAATGCTTGTTTTAACTGCTGAACCATTTCCTCATTTAACGCATTGCGTTTTTCAGCACGGCTCAACGTAATAAAAGCAATTCTGTTTTCGACTTTATAATTGATCAGTTCCATTAAATAGAAATTCTTAATGCTTGAGATTGATGTATATTAACTATATCCTTACCCAGTATTTTACATTGTTCCTGAATCTGAGTAGCCCTGTATTCCGGAACCGAATTATCGATCACAATACATTTTGTATCAAACAGTTGCAATAGCTGTTTAGGATCAACTTTATGTTTACCGGATATTAACAGGTAATCGACTTTTAATTTCTTGTTTACTTCATAAGGTCGAAATTTAGAATCAATTACTCCGATACGCAAATTATAAAATTGAATGAAATTATATTGCTTTAATAAATGAACATTCTCGCTCTTCTTTTGGAGATACTGAACCGATTTTATTCCTAAATGTAAAATGTACGGTTGAATTGAAAAGTTGAACTGTTTTTCGGGTAAAACGCTGTCGGCATAAAGATATAATGTTTGACCATCCGTAAATCCCATTGCCGTTGTACTCTTTAACGCAAAAACGATCATTTCTTTTTGTTTTGATGAATGGTAGCTTTTAAACGCAAACGAACAACATAACGCAGTCATACAAGCTAAAAAAGAAAGTTTCAATAGCGTTTTTCTTGAAATCATTAAATAACCTAAAATGACTATAGCTACGACCATAATGGTCAGCTGAAACTCATCAATCATTAAGTTTTGAAAAATAGCAAAGGGTAAATGACTCAATTTATATAGTATGAGATTCATTAGTGAAATCACATTTGAAAGAGCCCACCCTACTCCCGACCCCAAAATTGAAACGGGTGAAACGAGCAATAATAAAATTCCACCATAAAGAATAATACTTGCCAGAGGAATTATTAAAATATTAGCAACCAGAAAATAATTAGGGAATTGATGAAAATAGTAAACTGACAATGGAAATGTAACCAATTGAGCAGCAATGGAAACACTCGACATTAACCATAGTTGATTCAGCAGCCAATTGTCAAGTTTTATCCATCGATAAATCTTGGGTTGAAAATAGATAATGCCCAAAACAGCTAAGTACGATAACTGAAAACCCACATCAACCAATAAATAAGGATTGAATAACAGCAAAAAGAATAATGAAACTGCTATTGAATTATAAATATTGGTATACCTGTTAAATCCCTGAGCTGTTGCAATGATACTGATCATAAATGCTGCCCGACAAACTGCCGGAGAAAACCCGGTTATTGATGCATAAAACCAGGTAAGTAGCAGTGTTAAAAGAACTTTTATATACCTACCTCCTTTGACTTTATCCAAAAAACCAAGCAAGTAATTAATTACTATGTAGATAATGCCAACATGTAATCCGGATACTGATAGAATGTGAACTGTGCCTGTATTGGTAAAGGCATTTACAATATCGGGACTTAAATCGGCTCTGTAACCCAATAAAAATGCGGAAACAATTCCAGCATTTTCCCTTTCAGTAATGTATTTATTAAATCGTTGTACACATTTTTCGCGAAGCTTTAAGGCATAATAGGTTAAGTTGTGTTTGGGTTCTACCGGAATAATCCTGAACTCACTTTTCTTTAAATAAGTTTGGTAATGAATGTTTTTAAAACCCAGGTATTGTTTGTAGTCAAATTCATATGGATTTTGGGGAGGATCCATTAATTTATATTTGGAAGGGATTAACAAATAGGTACCGTAGCCAACAGAATCAGTTGTTTCTAAAGTTACCAGCAAATTGCCAGAACAATCTGACAGCCTTTCCTTCTTATTTACCTTAACTACTTTTGCATTAAATTTCACCTGCTTCCCTTTTCGTATTGGGACATCATTTACATAAATTACAAATGAGGTGGCAGTTTTCTTGGTAAAATGCTCCGAACTCATCAGTTCATTATGCAATCCAGTTCCCACCAAACCAACAATAAAAAAGGATACGTTTATCAGTTTTCCTTTATATTTCTTCCAGGTTGTTTGATTGATCTGCTTGTTATTAAATGTGATAAAACCCAAAACAACCAAGGCTATTAATAATAGCAGTACATTAAAAGATATCGATAGTGAGCTAAATAGACTTACTGTGACTCCTGCTAAAAATGGGAATAGTATTCTTAAAAAAGTTAGCTGTCGGGTTTGGAGACGTAAACTGCTCATTTGTTTGATTTTATTCTTATCGTATAACACACCCCTAACCCCTCTCAAGAGGGGAACCTTGAATCAACTTCGTTGATTTAATATTCTTAAATCGCATAACAATTATGTGTTAAAACTATGAGTAAGCACTGTCGGAGTTCCCCTCTTGAGAGGGGTTAGGGGTGTGTCTTTTATTTATTCATTTTATTGCATACATTTTCCTCAATCCATATTTCAATCGTTCTCACAACATTTTCAATATCCTTTAGCACCTCATCATCATCAAACCGAAGTACTTTAACCCCTACTTCGTTTAATTCTATTTCTCTTTTAACATCATGTGCTAAAGAATGCTCATGATAATGAGAAAATCCATCCACTTCTATTGCCAGATTCAATTCATGACAATAGAAATCTACTATATAACACAGCAAAGGTTTCTGTCGATGAAAATCATAATTATATGGCCTTAACTTGAGTTCATTCCACAATAACACTTCAGCCAAGGTGCTGTCGTTTCTAAGCCTTCTGGCTAATAATTTCAACTTAGGATCATAAGGAATAATTTTTCTTTTCATTTACTTAAAATGCATACCTCATTTGTGCTTTAACCTCCGATTTTTTATTCCCATCAATTACATCATAGCCAGATCCCAATTGTTCAACATTTCTATAAGAGTAGACACTATACCTTAGCCAAAAGGTTAAACTCTTGATTGGAATAGCTTTTAAATTCACATAAAAACGAGTTCCGGCATTTTGATACATGGCCGAAGAATAAGAATATAAAATGTCCTTTTCCGCAGCATACAACCTGGAGTTATAGGAATCTGTATCAAATAGTGTGTACCTTGATTCAATCCCTAAACGCTTAGTACGGTTTTGGAGGGCCAAATTAAATGACATGGCAAAACCACTTTCCAATGGGTTCTTCGATTCTTGGAAAGTGACATAATCAATTTTATTCCCCAAACTAAAGCCCTGACTGATATCGTACTCAAATGAAAATCGATAATTTTTTCTGGTGTCGGTTACAACCGAAGTTATTGTTGATTCACTTTGGGTTTGATTAATATCCTTTTCTTGCTTAGTAAACCTTAATTCAAATTTTGCTTTTCTATTGGGTACATAACAGATCATTGAAAATAGTCCATAGCCATTTGTTGGAGCATCAACCCTGTATTTAAGCCAGGGAAAATTGAAATGATCTGCATAGCCAGCCCACTCAATCTTAGGAGTTAGCTTAATATTAATACCCGAATAAAAGCCTCTTTCATTGTTATTGTTTCCGGATTCTCCAAATGCTTGAGAAAATGGATTTGAAAAACTTCGTTGATAATTTCTATAGAGAAAACTCAAAGTTGAATTGGGGCTAATTGCCACCAATACGCCATTTATAGTTCCTGTGCCACCATTAATCAATTTGGCTTCTTCTCCATAAAAATAGAACCTACTTAAGTTCAGTCCATAAGAAAATGAAAGTGCACTTTGTTCTTTCCCCGTAAATTCAAACTGATTATATAAATGAGCAGTCTTAATTAGCGGCTTATCATATTGAAAATGAAAACCTGTAAGTCCAATTGTTAGTTTTCGGAACAGTTGAGCCGATAAATTTCCTCCGTAAAGGAGTTCCTTTAACGATTTTTGATTAGTTAATTCGGTTTCCGTTCGATGATACCCTGTAGTCAATAAAGCTGAAACGAACGATAAAGAATCTGACTTATGGAGAGTTGCATCTAAACTTCTAAATGAGACGAAGGGTGTAAAACTTAAATTCTTATTAAATGCTAATTTTCCAGCTACTCCTCTTAAATAAGCATTTTCATTGGAAGATCTGAAAGCTCCAACACCTGTTCCAATTCTAGCTGTGTTAACAGTCATTGCACTTTTTCCCATTGCATAGCCCGTCCACATTGCTACGCCCTGGCCAAATTGCAAACTATAATCTCCTATAACCAATTGCTTTAATCTCCCGGCATCTTTAATAAACAAATTGCCTGTATAGAAATCGAACCCCTTTAATTTTGTATTAAAAAATGCTTCTCCGGCATCCTTATGTGCCTGAAAAGTCATTTTGATTTTATCTGTATAACTATAGGACAAACGGCTATACAAACGGATTTTATCTCCTATATATTTGTGATCTTTATACCCTCGAGCATCCTCTAGTATACTTGCGGCCGTAACAACAAATTCATTATCCGACAAATGAACTAAATCGCTGAATTTATAGGAGGTGGCACCTGTTACTGCCATAACAGATACAAATGGTTTTAACTGAAGAATGGTTGATTTATCAATCAGATCAATAACTTGTAATTCGGCAACATCTGCTAACGCTCCAAACTTTTGAATGTGCTCCTTTATCGCACTGATCTGCAAATCATTTAATAGATAAAGTGATTTAAGCTCCTCATTTGAAGCTGTATTTAGGTTTAATGGATGCCTTTTATAATAATAAAGCTGATTGGCAAGGTCATTTATATCTAATTCTTCTGTTTCATGCTGAGCAACCACAGATTCTATGATAGTATCAACTATATTAACTTCCTGTTGTTGAGCGTATAAAGAGATTGGAATTGCAAATAAACACCAAAACAAGGTAAACAACCCTAATTTAGAATGCATAAGCAAGATTCATTTGTGAAGAAAACCCTAAGGTTGGATGACTTATTGCACCAAGGTCCATTGCAAAATTTGCGGTATGCAAGCCTAAACCCGCTGTTTCCCTGAATGGGTTAGTGAGAACCCCGCCTCGCAGTGATAATGCATTAAGTAAACCATATTCGATCGCAGTTTTAAAAACAGGAGCAAATGATAAGGTTTTTTCAATCTCAGCAACCCAAAATGTCCGCTGACTAAAATTATATCGCCCTCCGACTCTTAAAATGGTGAATAATGGATTTTGTAATTCGTTACCAAACTTTTCCCTGGTTGGATTAACGATATGCGTCCCTAAGGTTAATTCGGGGAAAACCTTCACTTGCATGCCTACTTCTATTGTATAGGCTGCTACATTACCGTAATCAAGTATGGAAACAGTGTGGTAGTTAAATTTTAATCCTGCTGAAAAATTGGGACCGAAGGTTTTAGCATAACTCAGCGTAGATGTTGTTTCGGTATATGGTTGTTCTCCAAAGGAACTAAAGCTTAAACCAAAATAGTTTGATTTTACCGGAAATCCGATAATAGCTGATTGAGTGCTAAATTCTTTGCTTAAAAAGCGACTTTCGTACCCAATTGAAGCGGAAAAGGAATGGATAGAAGTAAATCCTGCAGGATTTCCCGAAATATTCCAAAGATCCGATATACTCGCCCCTGCATTCGCCAACGCTCCGATACGAGACCCCTGAAAATAGTTTTGTCCGTATACTTTTGCGCAAATGAAGGATACGGACAAAACACCCAGTATGATTTTTCTGATCATGTATAAAAGAGTAGATGTTGACGTATCAATTAAATTACAAAAAAACTTTGAAAATCAAGTAGTTGAATGATTAAATAATAAAATTAACCTTATTGATTTCAACTATTTGAAATGGTAATTACGAATCTGTTTTAATAGTTAAATTAGATGTAGACATTGTTTGTTCTTCGTTTAAATAGCAGCTACTAATAAATCACAAAGTGATTTTTAGAAATTAAACTTTCAAACAATTGAAAAGTTACCGGGGAATGTAAAATAAATGAAAAAAATTGTCATTGGATAATGGAGCGTATCCAATGACAGTATAAAATTGTTATTCCTTTAGCTCGTCGCCAAGTTTCAATAAAAAGGATTTCAAACTTGTTAATGACTCGATAACCTTTTGTTTATCAGTTTCAACATTTTTGTTTCCTTTTAAATAATCTTTGGCTCCCTGAAGGGTGTAGCCTTTTTCTTTCACCAAATGATAAATGATTCTTAAATTTTCTAAATCTTCTGGTGAAAAGAGGCGATTTCCTTTTTTATTTTTCTTTGGTTGAAGAATATCGAATTCCTTTTCCCAAAATCGAATTAAAGAGGTGTTCACATTGAACAAAGCAGCGACTTCGCCAATGGTGTAGTAGAGTTTGGTTATTTCACGGTCTTTGTATGGCATAGTTTAATCGAAGGATTGGTTATTTCGTGATGATAATTCAAGCATTTTTTCGTACTCTGCCGGACTCAAATCATTAAAGTAAAAATTAATCGGGTTTACAGGTTGTCCGTTTTTATGAACCTCGTAATGGCAGTGCGGACCTGTTGATGCCCCTGTACTACCTACATAACCAATCACCTCGCCCCTTTTAACCCTGTTTCCAACCCTCACCGCTATCTTACTCATATGGCCGTAAAGCGTTTGATAGCCATAGCCATGATTTATTTTCACTTCATTTCCATATCCACGTTCCTGTCCTGCAGTTATTACTACACCATCGCCGGTTGCATAAATAGGTGTTCCGGTAGGTGAAGTAAAATCCATTCCCGCATGAAATTTACGGGTTTTATAAATAGGATGAATTCTGTATCCATAACCCGATGCCATTCTTGTTAAATCTTTGTTAGACACTGGTTGTATGGCTGGCACTGATGCCAGTAATTTATCTTTATTTTTAACCTCTTTAGCAAGGTAATCGTAAGACTTGGATTGAATGTACATTTTTTTAGCCAATTCATCTAGTTTACGGGTAGTTTCTATCATCAAGGCGCCAAAATTTGCCGACTCGAGTGCTTTATATCTATTAATGCCGGCAAATGTAGTTTGCCACTCATCCGATGTAATTGGCTCCGATTCAAAAACGGTACGGTAAATATTATTATCACGCTCTTGCAGATCACTTACCACCATATCCATTTGTTTTATCCTTTTTTTTAGGATATCATACTGCATATTAAGCTGTGAAATGTCTCGCTTAAGTTTCTTCTCTTTCGGTGAATCAATTACATTATAGGCAATAGTTACGGCAACTACAGAAAAAACAGTTACTGTTGCTAAATACCCAAGTACTCTAAGAACTTTTTTCTTAACGCTTAGTTCTACTTTTTCGTACTTTAATGTATGCGAGTTATAGAAATACTTTACCTTTTTCGCCATGACATAGGCAAGTCAAAAATTAAAAAATCGATGAAAAATGCGTGAGACCGGGAAAAATAAAGCTTGGCTTTTAATGGTTTGGCTCCTGGCTTTTTACGATTAAAAAACGCATTGGTTACATGAAAAACTGCAAAAGTGTTGTTTAATTATTTATTCAAAAAACTAAACATCATAAGTAACACCACTTAACCTATTAACAAACAAAAGAATATGAGAATCTACTTAAAACCATTACATTCCGGTTGTTAACACTTTCTTTACAGTTTCACATGAATTTAAATCTAAATTTAGGCCTTGAAACTATCCAAACTTGAAAATTTATATTGTTTCTCGAAACCATTGGTAGCAAATTTTGCCCTTTAAATGGATGATTATACTCATAGGAAATATTAAGTAGAAAGGAATAGATAATTTTGTTGAGCCGAGGAATATTTTGAGAATATTACGAGAAAAATAATAGTTAGAAAGACTTTGGGCTTCAAACAGAAAACAAAAAAATTCAATAATAGCTAATGCTGTATAAGGAATTAAACTTTAAGGAACCAGAAAAGTTAACTTAAAAACCCAACTAATCTATTTTAGCTGGTCGATAACACTCCACATTTTCTCCCGGGCAGTCTTAGGGCTACCAGTAAAATTATTTACGATGAAAGAGAAAATATAGGTGTTTCCATCCTTTGAATTCACATACCCGGCATAGGAACGAACGCCATTAATATAGCCATCTTTCATTTTCAATCCATTTATATCTGGAAGTGAAGTATTGAATGTATTAAACCAAGGTTGACGATAAGCATATTGCAATACCTTAGTCATCACCGAAGTAGTTATCCTGTTACCAGGAGATAAACCGCTTCCGTCTACAATATTTAATGCATTTTTATCGATACCCTGCTTAGTCCAGAAATCTTGCTCAACTGAAATACCATTTGTAGTTGACGCCTCTTTACCTTGCATCATAGCAATCGTTTTAACAAGATGCTCACCATAAAGGTTTACGCTTTTACGATCGAACCAGTATATTATTTTACCTAAAGAAGGTGATTGAATTTCTGTTAGTACCTTACTAATTGCAGGAACCGATTTCTCTTCAATTTTCAATCGTCTGGCAGTGGTAATGTCTATTTTAAAATCAAGTGCATTTTGCTCAAGGGCTGCTTTAATTCTATAAGCACACTCATAAGCAGGATCTGGCAATGAACCTGAAATTGTTAAGCCTTTTTCATCAATGCCAATCTCTCCTCTTAAATATCCAAAATCACAGTATGGGGGTAAAAACACATAAGCATCATCTCCGATACCTTTGGAACCCGTTTTAAGTTCATTTTTAAACTTAAGATAATCCATTTTCGGTTTTGAACTTATTAACTGAGCATCACTTCCCACAGATATTCCCGGTTTTAAAACAAGGTCATATTGATTTTCACGCCATGATAATCCGGATGCTCCTGCTCCATAATAGTTACCTATATCTTGCCAAATCCAACCGTCAGGCAAAGTTTGTGATGGAAACAGGCTATCATCAGCTACTAAGCGGCCATTTATCCGTTTAATACCTGCTTGTTTAACAGCTGTAACAATTATACTTATGATTACGTCTTCTTTGGTATCTTCATATCGCCAGGAAGCCAGTGTAGGATCTCCTCCACCTTTAATAATTAAATCACCATTTAACGTTCCGTTATGATCTATTGTGCCTGAATAGCCTATTTGTGTTTTATAACGAAAATCTTCTCCCAATAAACTTAATGCCGTTACAGAAGTTATTGTTTTCAGTGTAGATGCCGGAGCCAAACCCATATCAGGGTTCCGCGAATAGACAACTTCACTGGTTTTAGCATTCAACACTGTAATTCCTACTGAGGCATATTTCAACTGTTCATCTTTCATAAAAGCCGACAAGCTATTATCAACCTTTTGGCGGATCGTTTGGGCTGTTGATTGAAAGTAAGAAGGTAAAAAGAGAAGCAGAATGCAGATTTTCTTCATCAAAAGTTTAATTGGAAAATGATTGGATTCTTGTTAAAAGCATTGAAACTACATGTTTATCAATAGGAAAAGTCATGTCT from Solitalea canadensis DSM 3403 encodes:
- the bioA gene encoding adenosylmethionine--8-amino-7-oxononanoate transaminase, which translates into the protein MNLVKRDLKAIWHPYTQMKTASAPIPIVRGEGLYLIDEHGNRYMDVVASWWVNIHGHSHSYIAQKVSEQLHTLEHVIFAGFTHPTAVELAERLLAIIPDNQQKIFYSDNGSTAVEVALKMAFQYWHNSGISKKKVLAFNNSYHGDTFGAMSVSARSAFTNAFESLLFDVEYIDLPTPENLSNLKSHISNLSDHISSFIFEPLVQGAGGMIMYEAAPLDELIRFCKEQNILVIADEVMTGFGRTGKLFACNYLTEQPDMICFSKGLTGGTMPLGITSCSQAIYDRFLSDDKLKTLFHGHSFTANPVACAASLASLDLLLKEETMKQIEMICEKHSVFKNKIVGHAKLFDIRQQGTILAMEWNYGENTSYFNEVRDKLYNFFLENKIIMRPMGNVLYLLPPYCITTAELDFVYGKIEEALEKF
- a CDS encoding DUF1801 domain-containing protein encodes the protein MQSNAKTPQEYIESLPEDRKTALSKLRAAIHQNLPAGFEEAMSYGMLGYIVPHSLYPAGYHCAPELPLPFMSIASQKNFVAIYHMGMYMDNELLDWFTSEYTKHSTLKLDMGKSCVRFKKMDQIPFELIGELASKMTTDQWIELYEKKLMR
- a CDS encoding enoyl-CoA hydratase/isomerase family protein, yielding MELINYKVENRIAFITLSRAEKRNALNEEMVQQLKQAFYKAEKDKDVKIIVLEAEGDVFSAGADLAYLQQLQQNSAAENLADSHQLRELFAAIYFSQKITIAKVQGHAIAGGCGLITVCDFVFAAPEAQFGYTEVKIGFVPAIVALFLIRKIGEGKARDLLLSGRLITASEAKEFGLINYLVTKHQLAEEVRLFAEKLSNETSANSIAYTKDLIQKVQQMKSEEALVYAAETNAHIRSTEDFKKGVNSFLTKTKLKW
- a CDS encoding ComEC/Rec2 family competence protein is translated as MSSLRLQTRQLTFLRILFPFLAGVTVSLFSSLSISFNVLLLLIALVVLGFITFNNKQINQTTWKKYKGKLINVSFFIVGLVGTGLHNELMSSEHFTKKTATSFVIYVNDVPIRKGKQVKFNAKVVKVNKKERLSDCSGNLLVTLETTDSVGYGTYLLIPSKYKLMDPPQNPYEFDYKQYLGFKNIHYQTYLKKSEFRIIPVEPKHNLTYYALKLREKCVQRFNKYITERENAGIVSAFLLGYRADLSPDIVNAFTNTGTVHILSVSGLHVGIIYIVINYLLGFLDKVKGGRYIKVLLTLLLTWFYASITGFSPAVCRAAFMISIIATAQGFNRYTNIYNSIAVSLFFLLLFNPYLLVDVGFQLSYLAVLGIIYFQPKIYRWIKLDNWLLNQLWLMSSVSIAAQLVTFPLSVYYFHQFPNYFLVANILIIPLASIILYGGILLLLVSPVSILGSGVGWALSNVISLMNLILYKLSHLPFAIFQNLMIDEFQLTIMVVAIVILGYLMISRKTLLKLSFLACMTALCCSFAFKSYHSSKQKEMIVFALKSTTAMGFTDGQTLYLYADSVLPEKQFNFSIQPYILHLGIKSVQYLQKKSENVHLLKQYNFIQFYNLRIGVIDSKFRPYEVNKKLKVDYLLISGKHKVDPKQLLQLFDTKCIVIDNSVPEYRATQIQEQCKILGKDIVNIHQSQALRISI
- a CDS encoding endonuclease domain-containing protein; translation: MKRKIIPYDPKLKLLARRLRNDSTLAEVLLWNELKLRPYNYDFHRQKPLLCYIVDFYCHELNLAIEVDGFSHYHEHSLAHDVKREIELNEVGVKVLRFDDDEVLKDIENVVRTIEIWIEENVCNKMNK
- a CDS encoding ComEA family DNA-binding protein — encoded protein: MHSKLGLFTLFWCLFAIPISLYAQQQEVNIVDTIIESVVAQHETEELDINDLANQLYYYKRHPLNLNTASNEELKSLYLLNDLQISAIKEHIQKFGALADVAELQVIDLIDKSTILQLKPFVSVMAVTGATSYKFSDLVHLSDNEFVVTAASILEDARGYKDHKYIGDKIRLYSRLSYSYTDKIKMTFQAHKDAGEAFFNTKLKGFDFYTGNLFIKDAGRLKQLVIGDYSLQFGQGVAMWTGYAMGKSAMTVNTARIGTGVGAFRSSNENAYLRGVAGKLAFNKNLSFTPFVSFRSLDATLHKSDSLSFVSALLTTGYHRTETELTNQKSLKELLYGGNLSAQLFRKLTIGLTGFHFQYDKPLIKTAHLYNQFEFTGKEQSALSFSYGLNLSRFYFYGEEAKLINGGTGTINGVLVAISPNSTLSFLYRNYQRSFSNPFSQAFGESGNNNNERGFYSGINIKLTPKIEWAGYADHFNFPWLKYRVDAPTNGYGLFSMICYVPNRKAKFELRFTKQEKDINQTQSESTITSVVTDTRKNYRFSFEYDISQGFSLGNKIDYVTFQESKNPLESGFAMSFNLALQNRTKRLGIESRYTLFDTDSYNSRLYAAEKDILYSYSSAMYQNAGTRFYVNLKAIPIKSLTFWLRYSVYSYRNVEQLGSGYDVIDGNKKSEVKAQMRYAF
- a CDS encoding MerR family transcriptional regulator; protein product: MPYKDREITKLYYTIGEVAALFNVNTSLIRFWEKEFDILQPKKNKKGNRLFSPEDLENLRIIYHLVKEKGYTLQGAKDYLKGNKNVETDKQKVIESLTSLKSFLLKLGDELKE